A region from the Salvelinus sp. IW2-2015 linkage group LG19, ASM291031v2, whole genome shotgun sequence genome encodes:
- the LOC111979029 gene encoding YTH domain-containing family protein 1 isoform X2 — MSATSIDPQRSKGQASKVQNGSLHQKETVHDNDFEPYLTGQSTQSNSYQSMTDPYLSSYYAPSIGFPYPLNEAPWSTGGDPPIPYLTPYGPLSNGDHHFMPDTMFGQPGGLGNSIYPHRFNFFPENPTFSTWGTSGSQGQQTQSSYGGSYSYPPSSLGGTLVPDSQTGFHSDTINKAPGMNSLEQGMVGLKIGGDITGQGSGVKAVGSVIGGPVAQGNGGTPIGMPLPKPTSWAAIASKPAKPQQLKAKMKPGMSSPGGALPPPPIKHNMDIGTWDNKGPVNKVAQAPMQQAMSMPLGHPMQPPPQSLVQQQIQPMALQHQHQPPQPYQNQTPPPQTRWVAPRNRNFGYGQVGAGMDGGSMIAVVGGGNGAPLGPASMVPGGAENHPVLEKLRAAHSYNPREFEWNLKNGRVFIIKSYSEDDIHRSIKYSIWCSTEHGNKRLDGAFRGLNFKGPVYLLFSVNGSGHFCGVAEMRSPVDYGTSAGVWAQDKWKGKFDVDWLFVKDVPNSQLRHIRLENNDNKPVTNSRDTQEVPLEKAKQVLKIIKGYKHTTSIFDDFSHYEKRQEEEEEVRKVFEPPAPIQNRSRLDQECQNRSKQQ, encoded by the exons ATGTCCGCCACAAGCATTGACCCTCAG AGATCAAAGGGACAAGCATCTAAAG TGCAAAACGGTTCACTGCATCAGAAGGAGACTGTCCACGACAATGACTTTGAGCCGtacctcactggccaatcaacccAG AGCAACAGCTACCAGTCCATGActgacccctacctgtccagctactaCGCCCCCTCCATCGGCTTCCCCTACCCCCTCAACGAGGCCCCTTGGTCCACTGGCGGAGACCCCCCCATCCCTTACCTCACCCCCTACGGACCCTTGAGCAATGGAGACCACCACTTTATGCCCGACACCATGTTTGGCCAGCCTGGAGGGCTTGGGAACAGTATTTACCCCCATCGTTTTAACTTTTTCCCTGAGAACCCGACCTTCTCCACCTGGGGCACCAGTGGCTCCCAGGGCCAGCAGACTCAGAGCTCATACGGGGGTAGCTATAGCTACCCTCCCAGCTCCCTGGGGGGCACCCTGGTGCCTGACAGCCAGACAGGCTTCCACAGCGACACCATCAACAAGGCCCCAGGCATGAACAGCCTGGAGCAGGGCATGGTGGGCCTAAAAATCGGTGGTGACATCACAggccaggggtcaggggtcaaggcTGTGGGCTCTGTGATTGGTGGACCGGTGGCGCAGGGGAACGGGGGTACGCCCATCGGTATGCCCCTGCCCAAGCCCACCTCATGGGCGGCCATTGCCAGTAAGCCGGCCAAGCCCCAGCAGCTGAAGGCCAAGATGAAACCAGGCATGTCCAGCCCTGGGGGAGCCCTGCCCCCTCCGCCCATCAAACACAACATGGACATCGGCACCTGGGACAACAAGGGGCCTGTGAATAAAGTGGCCCAAGCCCCCATGCAGCAGGCTATGAGCATGCCACTTGGTCACCCCATGCAGCCCCCTCCCCAGTCCCTGGTGCAGCAGCAGATCCAGCCCATGGCCTTACAGCACCAGCACCAGCCCCCTCAACCCTACCAGAACCAAACCCCACCACCCCAGACCCGCTGGGTTGCCCCGCGCAACCGTAACTTCGGCTACGGGCAGGTAGGGGCCGGAATGGATGGTGGCAGTATGATTGCCGTAGTTGGCGGGGGTAACGGTGCCCCCCTCGGTCCTGCCAGTATGGTACCCGGTGGAGCAGAGAACCACCCGGTGCTGGAGAAGCTGCGTGCGGCTCACAGCTACAACCCCAGGGAGTTTGAGTGGAACCTGAAGAACGGCCGCGTGTTCATCATCAAGAGCTACTCTGAGGACGACATCCACCGCTCCATCAAGTACTCCATCTGGTGCAGCACCGAGCACGGCAACAAGCGCCTGGACGGGGCCTTCCGCGGCCTCAACTTCAAGGGACCCGTCTACCTGTTGTTCAGCGTCAACGGCAGTGGCCACTTCTGCGGCGTGGCAGAGATGCGCTCTCCCGTGGACTACGGCACTAGCGCTGGCGTGTGGGCGCAGGACAAGTGGAAGGGTAAGTTTGATGTGGACTGGCTGTTTGTGAAGGACGTGCCCAATAGCCAGCTGCGCCACATCCGCCTGGAGAACAACGACAACAAGCCGGTGACCAACTCCCGGGACACCCAGGAAGTGCCTCTGGAGAAGGCCAAGCAGGTGCTGAAGATCATCAAGGGTTACAAGCACACCACCTCCATCTTCGATGACTTCTCCCACTATGAgaagaggcaggaggaggaggaggaggtgcgcAAG GTCTTTGAGCCACCTGCACCCATCCAGAACCGGTCTCGACTGGATCAG GAGTGCCAAAACAGGAGTAAACAACAGTAG
- the LOC111979029 gene encoding YTH domain-containing family protein 1 isoform X1, which translates to MSATSIDPQRSKGQASKVQNGSLHQKETVHDNDFEPYLTGQSTQVRDWPQSNSYQSMTDPYLSSYYAPSIGFPYPLNEAPWSTGGDPPIPYLTPYGPLSNGDHHFMPDTMFGQPGGLGNSIYPHRFNFFPENPTFSTWGTSGSQGQQTQSSYGGSYSYPPSSLGGTLVPDSQTGFHSDTINKAPGMNSLEQGMVGLKIGGDITGQGSGVKAVGSVIGGPVAQGNGGTPIGMPLPKPTSWAAIASKPAKPQQLKAKMKPGMSSPGGALPPPPIKHNMDIGTWDNKGPVNKVAQAPMQQAMSMPLGHPMQPPPQSLVQQQIQPMALQHQHQPPQPYQNQTPPPQTRWVAPRNRNFGYGQVGAGMDGGSMIAVVGGGNGAPLGPASMVPGGAENHPVLEKLRAAHSYNPREFEWNLKNGRVFIIKSYSEDDIHRSIKYSIWCSTEHGNKRLDGAFRGLNFKGPVYLLFSVNGSGHFCGVAEMRSPVDYGTSAGVWAQDKWKGKFDVDWLFVKDVPNSQLRHIRLENNDNKPVTNSRDTQEVPLEKAKQVLKIIKGYKHTTSIFDDFSHYEKRQEEEEEVRKVFEPPAPIQNRSRLDQECQNRSKQQ; encoded by the exons ATGTCCGCCACAAGCATTGACCCTCAG AGATCAAAGGGACAAGCATCTAAAG TGCAAAACGGTTCACTGCATCAGAAGGAGACTGTCCACGACAATGACTTTGAGCCGtacctcactggccaatcaacccAGGTGCGTGACTGGCCGCAG AGCAACAGCTACCAGTCCATGActgacccctacctgtccagctactaCGCCCCCTCCATCGGCTTCCCCTACCCCCTCAACGAGGCCCCTTGGTCCACTGGCGGAGACCCCCCCATCCCTTACCTCACCCCCTACGGACCCTTGAGCAATGGAGACCACCACTTTATGCCCGACACCATGTTTGGCCAGCCTGGAGGGCTTGGGAACAGTATTTACCCCCATCGTTTTAACTTTTTCCCTGAGAACCCGACCTTCTCCACCTGGGGCACCAGTGGCTCCCAGGGCCAGCAGACTCAGAGCTCATACGGGGGTAGCTATAGCTACCCTCCCAGCTCCCTGGGGGGCACCCTGGTGCCTGACAGCCAGACAGGCTTCCACAGCGACACCATCAACAAGGCCCCAGGCATGAACAGCCTGGAGCAGGGCATGGTGGGCCTAAAAATCGGTGGTGACATCACAggccaggggtcaggggtcaaggcTGTGGGCTCTGTGATTGGTGGACCGGTGGCGCAGGGGAACGGGGGTACGCCCATCGGTATGCCCCTGCCCAAGCCCACCTCATGGGCGGCCATTGCCAGTAAGCCGGCCAAGCCCCAGCAGCTGAAGGCCAAGATGAAACCAGGCATGTCCAGCCCTGGGGGAGCCCTGCCCCCTCCGCCCATCAAACACAACATGGACATCGGCACCTGGGACAACAAGGGGCCTGTGAATAAAGTGGCCCAAGCCCCCATGCAGCAGGCTATGAGCATGCCACTTGGTCACCCCATGCAGCCCCCTCCCCAGTCCCTGGTGCAGCAGCAGATCCAGCCCATGGCCTTACAGCACCAGCACCAGCCCCCTCAACCCTACCAGAACCAAACCCCACCACCCCAGACCCGCTGGGTTGCCCCGCGCAACCGTAACTTCGGCTACGGGCAGGTAGGGGCCGGAATGGATGGTGGCAGTATGATTGCCGTAGTTGGCGGGGGTAACGGTGCCCCCCTCGGTCCTGCCAGTATGGTACCCGGTGGAGCAGAGAACCACCCGGTGCTGGAGAAGCTGCGTGCGGCTCACAGCTACAACCCCAGGGAGTTTGAGTGGAACCTGAAGAACGGCCGCGTGTTCATCATCAAGAGCTACTCTGAGGACGACATCCACCGCTCCATCAAGTACTCCATCTGGTGCAGCACCGAGCACGGCAACAAGCGCCTGGACGGGGCCTTCCGCGGCCTCAACTTCAAGGGACCCGTCTACCTGTTGTTCAGCGTCAACGGCAGTGGCCACTTCTGCGGCGTGGCAGAGATGCGCTCTCCCGTGGACTACGGCACTAGCGCTGGCGTGTGGGCGCAGGACAAGTGGAAGGGTAAGTTTGATGTGGACTGGCTGTTTGTGAAGGACGTGCCCAATAGCCAGCTGCGCCACATCCGCCTGGAGAACAACGACAACAAGCCGGTGACCAACTCCCGGGACACCCAGGAAGTGCCTCTGGAGAAGGCCAAGCAGGTGCTGAAGATCATCAAGGGTTACAAGCACACCACCTCCATCTTCGATGACTTCTCCCACTATGAgaagaggcaggaggaggaggaggaggtgcgcAAG GTCTTTGAGCCACCTGCACCCATCCAGAACCGGTCTCGACTGGATCAG GAGTGCCAAAACAGGAGTAAACAACAGTAG